From the genome of Flavobacterium luteolum, one region includes:
- a CDS encoding PepSY-associated TM helix domain-containing protein, translating to MTKGFKNTIRQIHLWLGLASGLIVFIVSITGFLYVFEEEIRDFTNKEYMHVPVQEKPFIGLKTIIENYERLEPKQKITALKIDKVEPNAAVQISTKKKKTYYFNPYDGTLINQQGADWLNTVLEIHRTLLLGEVGEFIQGWAVVIFIIMLITGLILWFPKQRRQLKQSLKIKWSGSFKRINFDLHQVLGFYASIFLLLIAFSGTYFKYDAVKKGVSLVTGSKLRKGDEVVSNAKIDSTTIPVRYNTIYENANEKYPGATSVSFSIRKTGELRLRMTYPNDWARNQNTLFFDGKTGQLLRTKLYKDNNAADIYEASNHDLHTGVFFGLTGKIIWSLVSLIGASLPITGFIIWWKKGRKKSKTKKNKA from the coding sequence ATGACCAAAGGTTTTAAAAATACAATTAGACAAATACATTTGTGGCTCGGTTTAGCATCGGGCCTCATTGTTTTTATAGTGAGCATCACGGGTTTTCTTTATGTTTTTGAAGAAGAAATTCGCGATTTTACGAACAAAGAATACATGCATGTTCCTGTTCAGGAAAAGCCCTTTATAGGTTTAAAAACTATAATTGAAAATTACGAACGTCTTGAACCCAAACAGAAAATTACCGCTTTAAAAATCGATAAAGTGGAACCGAATGCTGCCGTTCAAATTTCTACGAAAAAGAAAAAGACATATTATTTCAATCCGTACGATGGAACTTTAATCAATCAGCAGGGAGCAGATTGGCTGAATACGGTACTAGAAATACATCGCACTTTGTTGTTAGGAGAAGTTGGCGAATTTATTCAAGGTTGGGCAGTGGTAATTTTTATTATTATGCTGATAACGGGATTAATTTTATGGTTTCCAAAACAGAGACGCCAGCTTAAACAATCCTTAAAAATAAAATGGAGCGGTTCGTTTAAAAGAATCAATTTTGATTTACACCAAGTTCTCGGATTTTATGCTTCAATTTTTCTGCTTTTAATTGCTTTTTCTGGAACGTATTTTAAATATGATGCAGTAAAAAAAGGAGTTAGTTTGGTTACCGGAAGCAAGCTTAGAAAAGGGGACGAAGTGGTTTCTAATGCTAAAATTGATTCGACTACAATTCCTGTTCGTTATAATACTATTTACGAAAATGCAAATGAAAAATATCCTGGAGCAACTTCAGTTTCATTTTCTATCAGAAAAACAGGAGAATTGCGATTAAGAATGACGTATCCAAATGATTGGGCAAGAAATCAAAATACGCTTTTCTTTGATGGAAAAACAGGTCAGTTGCTTAGAACTAAATTATACAAAGACAATAACGCTGCTGATATTTATGAAGCTAGTAATCACGATCTGCATACAGGAGTTTTCTTTGGTCTTACAGGAAAAATAATCTGGAGTTTGGTCAGTTTGATTGGAGCTTCATTGCCTATAACTGGATTTATAATTTGGTGGAAGAAAGGGAGAAAAAAATCTAAAACTAAGAAGAATAAGGCTTAA